From Mesorhizobium sp. Pch-S:
TAGAACATGCCCCAGGCGTTCATCGAGACGAGCGCCAGGCCCTTGCGCATACCTGCGGCCGAGATCACGTTGCCGATACAGAAGGAGAGCGTGCCGGCAACGCAGAAGGCAAGGCCGACCAGCGTGCCGCCGCCGAGATCATGGCCGACGATCTCGGGCAGGAACATCAACGCGATGCCGCAGAAGCCGGTGAGCCCGCCAAGCAGGATGCGCGGCGACGGCTTCTCGCGCATGACGATGGCGCCAAGCATCATGTTCATCACCGAGGCCAGCGAGAAGACCACCGACAGGAGCCCGGAGACCAGGTAGCCGGCGCCGTAATAGAACAGCAGGAAATTCGACGAGAACATCAGGACGCCGAGCGCCATGAAGCGCATGTGATCGGCCCAGGCGAAACGCAGCCGGCCACGCTTCAGCACCACCCAGCCGAACATCAGGGCAGTTGCAATGGCGAACCGCCAGACGATGTTGACCTCGTTGGCCACGGTGCCGACCTGGAACTCGATGGCGTACCAGGACAGGCTCCAGGCGATGACGGTGAGCGCATAGAGACCATAGTCGAGCGGCTCGAACGGACGTTCGCTGGCGCTGCGCATAACGGGCACGGGTTCAGGCGGCCGGGATTGCTGCATGTTCATGGCGACGCCTTGATTTCAGCAATTGCGCATCGATAGGCCGACCGGCCATGCACGTCCATCGCATTCATGTGGTCCAGCAACGCCCACTCAGGCTGCAGGGGCTTGACCCATGCCCCCTCCGGCGCGCCAATCGGTACATGAGTGACTTTTTCGAAGACGATTCGAGGCCGAACGCGACCAACGCCACCGAATATACGGTGAGCGAGATTTCCGGTGCGCTGAAGCGCACGGTGGAAGACACGTTCGGCAATGTGCGCGTGCGCGGCGAGATTTCCGGATATCGCGGCCCGCATTCATCGGGCCACGCCTACTTCGCGCTGAAGGACGACCGGTCCCGCCTCGACGCCGTGGTCTGGAAAGGCACGATGAGCAGGCTGCGCTTCCGTCCCGAAGAGGGCATGGAAGTGATCGCATCCGGCAAGCTCACCACCTATCCCGGCAAATCGAACTACCAGATCGTCATCGACAATCTGGAACCCGCAGGTGCCGGCGCCCTGATGGCGATGCTGGAAGAGCGCAAGCGCCGCCTCGCCGCCGAAGGCCTGTTCGACCCGGGTCGCAAGCAGCTGCTGCCCTACATGCCTTCTGTCATCGGCGTGGTCACCTCGCCCACCGGTGCGGTGATCCGCGATATCCTGCACCGTATCCGCGACCGCTTCCCGCTGCATGTGCTGGTGTGGCCGGTGCGTGTGCAGGGCGAAACGGCCGGCATGGAAGCAACAGTGGCGGTCGAGGGCTTCAACAGCCTGGAGCCGGGCGGGCCGATCCCGCGGCCGGACTTGATCATCGTGGCTCGCGGCGGCGGCAGCCTGGAGGATCTGTGGGGCTTCAACGATGAAGGGCTGGCACGGGCCGTCGCGGCTTCCGGGATTCCGATCATCTCGGCCGTCGGCCATGAAACCGACTGGACACTGATCGACCTTGCCGCCGACGTGCGCGCGCCGACACCGACCGGTGCCGCCGAAATCGCCGTACCGGTGAAAGGTGAGCTGGAGGCGACGCTTGCCAATCTGTCGGCGCGCCTTGCGGCAGCGCTTTCGCGCGGCATCGACCGCCGCCGCCAAGCGGCCCGCGCGGCAGCACGGGCCCTGCCCTCGCCGGACCAGTTGCTGGCATTGCCGAGGCGCCGTTTCGACGAGGCGGAAAACCGGCTGGGCCGCGCGCTGTCGGTGGCGATCGAACGCAAGCGTGGCCGGCTGGGCGCGATCCGGCTGACACCGGCGACACTGGCCCGGCGCATGGATGAGGCGCGGCGGCTGACCGCGCGTGACCTGGCCCGCGCGCAGGCTGCTTTCCTCGGCATCGTGCGCGAGCGCCGCGCGCGCTTCATGCGCACGGCGGCACGGCTTTCGCCCGCGCCGATCGCACGCCGGCAGAAGCTGCAAGGAGAAGCATTGCTGGCTCTGGCGCGACGCAAGGACCAGGCGATGACGGTACGGCTGGAGCGCTTGCGCGCCCGTCTCACCCAGGCCGACCGGCTGCTCTCGACGTTGAAACTGTCGGAGCAGGCGATCCTGGAGCGCGGCTATGCGCTCGTGCTCGATGCCGATGGAACGCTGGTCAGGCGGGCCGCGGACGTGACGCCGGGCGCCGGACTGGAACTGCGCTTTGCCGATGGTTCCGCCCATGCGACGGCCGAGGGCGGCGAACCGGCGCCAGGTCCGGCTTCGCCGGGTCCCATCGCGCCAAAACAGGCCCGAACTGCGCCAAAGGACAAGGGTCCCAGCGGCCAGGGGTCATTGTTCTAAACCGAGAACAATCGATCCGGCCATACGGCAGCGCTCTCAACCCTCTTTCCGGAAAGCGCGACTCGAGACGGAGATGGGATTCTGGCAGGGATCCTTCCCGTTCGCGAACAGGTAGCCATCGGCCTTGTGGATGGCGCCGAAATCGAGGCCGTCTTCGGCGCGCTGCCTGCAGAACAGTTCGACATCCTCGACGTCGAAGACCAGCTTGACGATCGACTGGCCGCCGCGCTGACCTTTGGCGGCCTGATGCAGCAGGATATTGGCGCCGCCATCCCTGGCGACCAGCTCGACAATCCTGTCTCCGGGTGAGCGGGTTGCCGTAAAGCCGAAATGCCGCTCATAGAAGCGGGCGGTTTCCTCGACATCCCTGGCGTAGATGACGACCCTGCCGAGTGGCATCGCTGATCTCGAGAACGAAGAGCCCTTCTCCATCGGGAGAAGGGAGCAGGCTCAGGCCGCCTTGTCGGCGTCCGTTTCCGCCTCGACGGCCTCTTCGAGGCGCGAAGCGATCAGTTCCTGGATATCGCCGACCTCTTCCTGGAGGTCTTCCAGCGGGATCCCCGCTTCGGCGGCCTTGGCGGCACACTGCTTGGCCAAAACCTCGGCATGTTTTTCGATCTTCACCGCTTCGGACGGGGCACAGCACTCCTTGCCGATCCAGTCCTGCAGAAATTCGATCGCGTGTACGCTCATAATTGAACTACCCGTTTCGGTTCTTTCCGGCCACCAGCGCTTGTCGGCGCGGCGGGCCGGTGTCTCTAGAGCGTTTCACGGAAACGCTCTGTCTTTTTTGGCGCAATTCCGGACGCAAAACCGCTAGGCACTTTTGCTGGAATTGCTCTGTTTCAATTGAAACCGAGTCGCAAGCTCACGGCAACCTTACCGGCACCAAAGAACAAGACCTGGTTTCAGTGATTGGTTTGCGGGGCATCCACCCGGCGAAAAAGAAGTGGTACCGTTGCTCGGGATCGAACCGAGGACCTCCGGATCCACAATCCGGCGCTCTAACCATCTGAGCTACAACGGCACTCATGCCCGTCGATGATCGCAACACCAGCTCCACTCGTGTCAGCCGCGCTCCGTCATCCGGCGAAGCGTCCATACGGGCAATCGGATCGTAATTCAAGGCTCTTGCGAAGGCAAAGGCCCGATCACCCACATCCGTGTTCACCCGGACGCCCGGACCCCGACAAAACGCTGGGGGCTGCCGACGCATTCCAACCAAACTCAAGCCTCAACCGAGACGCAGTACCAGTTTTCGGAGAGGTCCCACCCTTTTGGAGAATTTAAGAAAAAGGCCGGCGGGAGGAGGAGCCGGCCTTTTTCCGATATGAAGCCGGCGGGAGGAGGAGCCGGCTTTTGCCTGGAGCGGAGGGAGGAGGAACCACCCCAGGTATCTCTTGCCTCATAAAGCTAGGAAGCCGGTTTGATGCTTACAAGACCCCGGCCTGCCCTTGCCATTTTGCCGCACTTTCCGGCATGCATACTTTCCGAAAATCGCTTCCGATTTTCGGGCCGAGCATCAAGCGGCCTTGGAGACGTCCTTGAAGGCCTTCTCGAAAGCGGCCTTGTAAGGCTTGGAAACTTCCTCGGCGGCCTTGGAGGCGGCAGCCTGGAATTCCTTGGCCTGCTCGACGGCGGTCTCGACGCGCTTGCGCAGGAACGAGGTCTGCAGCTCGACGACTTCCGACAGCGACTTGGCGCCGACGAGGGCTTCGAGGTGCGAGAAATTGGCTTCGGCGTTGGCGCGCAGCGTGGCGATTGCCTTCAGCGACAGGTCGCTCGAGGTGGTCTTGGCGGTCTCGTAGCTGGTCTCGAAAGCCTTCTTGGCTTCCTCGGCGCCGGTCTTCAGCTTGGCGAAGGTCTCCTTCGACTGCTCGACGCCCTTCTCGGCGAAAGCGCGAACCTGGTCAGCAGCCTGCGAAGCATCGAAGGTCGGGAATTCAGTGGTCTCGGCGGTCTTCGTCTTGGTCATTTTCCATCCTCGGTGTGGACGGGCACGTTCGCACTCTGTGGCGCCGGGCCGTCTCGTTCATTTCTGTTAACACCATAGCATTTCCCATTGTGCAGTGCAATATTTATGTTGCGTCGCAACATTAGTGAAAAGAAACAAGGGGATGCCCGCGTTAACCAAAAGCCTTACTTTTCAAGTGGGCTATCTTCTGGCTTGTGGACCTTGCTGCGGCACCCATTTATTAACGAAGAATTAACCGCGGCCATCTCCTGGAGGATCGCCAGAGCGCATGCCGTCCGAGAACTATTCGTTCCTCGATGTTGCCGTCCTCGACGAGGTGCGGACGCGTTTCGCTGCCGGCGACGCGCTCCTCATCCTGTCGGCCGACCTCGACCAGGTGCTGTGGGCGAACGGCCCGGGCGCTGCGGTGCTCGGCCATGCCGA
This genomic window contains:
- a CDS encoding DMT family transporter; the protein is MNMQQSRPPEPVPVMRSASERPFEPLDYGLYALTVIAWSLSWYAIEFQVGTVANEVNIVWRFAIATALMFGWVVLKRGRLRFAWADHMRFMALGVLMFSSNFLLFYYGAGYLVSGLLSVVFSLASVMNMMLGAIVMREKPSPRILLGGLTGFCGIALMFLPEIVGHDLGGGTLVGLAFCVAGTLSFCIGNVISAAGMRKGLALVSMNAWGMFYGTLWSAILAFSMGRTFTVVPTLAYFGSLLFLAVVSTIMGFAAYLTLLGRIGAARAGYATVMFPIFALLVSTVLEDYRWTAFAIVGMVLVAVGNVLVVRGGRR
- a CDS encoding DUF768 domain-containing protein; this encodes MSVHAIEFLQDWIGKECCAPSEAVKIEKHAEVLAKQCAAKAAEAGIPLEDLQEEVGDIQELIASRLEEAVEAETDADKAA
- a CDS encoding VOC family protein encodes the protein MPLGRVVIYARDVEETARFYERHFGFTATRSPGDRIVELVARDGGANILLHQAAKGQRGGQSIVKLVFDVEDVELFCRQRAEDGLDFGAIHKADGYLFANGKDPCQNPISVSSRAFRKEG
- the xseA gene encoding exodeoxyribonuclease VII large subunit, producing MSDFFEDDSRPNATNATEYTVSEISGALKRTVEDTFGNVRVRGEISGYRGPHSSGHAYFALKDDRSRLDAVVWKGTMSRLRFRPEEGMEVIASGKLTTYPGKSNYQIVIDNLEPAGAGALMAMLEERKRRLAAEGLFDPGRKQLLPYMPSVIGVVTSPTGAVIRDILHRIRDRFPLHVLVWPVRVQGETAGMEATVAVEGFNSLEPGGPIPRPDLIIVARGGGSLEDLWGFNDEGLARAVAASGIPIISAVGHETDWTLIDLAADVRAPTPTGAAEIAVPVKGELEATLANLSARLAAALSRGIDRRRQAARAAARALPSPDQLLALPRRRFDEAENRLGRALSVAIERKRGRLGAIRLTPATLARRMDEARRLTARDLARAQAAFLGIVRERRARFMRTAARLSPAPIARRQKLQGEALLALARRKDQAMTVRLERLRARLTQADRLLSTLKLSEQAILERGYALVLDADGTLVRRAADVTPGAGLELRFADGSAHATAEGGEPAPGPASPGPIAPKQARTAPKDKGPSGQGSLF
- a CDS encoding phasin: MTKTKTAETTEFPTFDASQAADQVRAFAEKGVEQSKETFAKLKTGAEEAKKAFETSYETAKTTSSDLSLKAIATLRANAEANFSHLEALVGAKSLSEVVELQTSFLRKRVETAVEQAKEFQAAASKAAEEVSKPYKAAFEKAFKDVSKAA